A single genomic interval of uncultured Desulfobacter sp. harbors:
- a CDS encoding AsmA family protein yields the protein MFRFLKWAIVTIGILAGLIIGAALLVPMFVDVGKYLPDIEGMVTRQTGRSFSMGDDIKLSLFPWAGIRLSDLTLGNPEGFEEKPMITVKRFEARVKVLPLLSKHIQVEKFIVESPSIALVRNKAGLGNWENIGPSDISDSDQGGQAQSTAPAQDTSSKTQTDSTELPIESLVVDRFAVINGFLSYVDKSSGLSKKISDLNLDLSGISLDKAIDITLGAKVDGKPVSVTGTAGPVGKNPGASDIDLDLMVKVLDQLALSLKGRLIKPMTEQAVDLAVDLAPFSPKKLFVSLDQPFPIKTSDALALDKLSLKAVVKGSAKSVSVSDGVLVLDDSTMNFSARAQAFEKPDLKCILSLDKIDVDRYLPSATENDSGRAASASAKDKSTAMDTGKSRRETSTIDYAPLRRMVLDAKVNIGSLKVTGLSMANITASLAGKNGVFNLDPFSMDLYQGKAGIKARVDVRKNTPTTNLHLTTSNVQAGPVIRDSMGKDIIEGALASDISLSMTGDTQDMIKKTLGGKGELKFIDGAIVGVDIAGTIRNAKAGIGLGEYTTEKPRTDFVELKIPYTAAKGVVKIPEASLASPLLRLVANGQTHLVKETLDFRIEPKLVGTLKGQGDTTDRSGLLIPLVITGTWESPKVRPDLEAILKNQLHDGDALKKLIDGDGSGSGEKNDIKDAAKGLIKGLFN from the coding sequence ATGTTCAGATTCTTAAAGTGGGCCATCGTTACGATAGGTATTCTCGCCGGTCTGATTATCGGAGCTGCTTTACTGGTCCCCATGTTTGTGGATGTCGGAAAGTATCTGCCGGACATTGAAGGCATGGTGACCCGGCAGACCGGACGCAGTTTCTCCATGGGCGACGATATCAAATTGTCACTGTTTCCCTGGGCCGGGATTCGTCTGTCTGACTTGACTCTGGGCAATCCTGAAGGATTTGAGGAAAAGCCCATGATCACGGTGAAACGGTTTGAAGCCCGGGTAAAGGTTCTGCCTTTATTGTCCAAGCATATTCAGGTGGAAAAATTTATTGTTGAGTCTCCCAGTATTGCGTTGGTTAGAAATAAGGCAGGCCTGGGGAACTGGGAAAATATAGGGCCCTCGGATATTAGCGATTCGGATCAGGGTGGTCAGGCCCAATCTACCGCCCCTGCCCAGGATACTTCTTCAAAAACACAGACTGACAGTACAGAGCTTCCCATTGAATCACTTGTCGTTGACCGGTTTGCCGTCATCAACGGGTTTCTTTCCTATGTGGACAAGAGCAGCGGCCTGTCCAAAAAGATTTCGGATCTTAATTTAGATTTGTCCGGCATCAGCCTTGATAAAGCCATTGACATTACCTTGGGTGCCAAAGTGGACGGAAAACCCGTATCTGTGACCGGAACAGCCGGGCCTGTGGGAAAAAATCCCGGTGCCTCGGATATTGATTTGGATCTTATGGTTAAGGTGCTGGATCAGCTGGCCCTTTCCCTTAAAGGCCGCCTGATTAAACCCATGACCGAACAGGCTGTTGATTTGGCCGTTGATCTGGCGCCCTTTTCGCCCAAAAAGTTGTTTGTCTCCCTGGATCAGCCCTTTCCCATTAAAACCAGTGATGCCTTAGCCCTGGATAAACTTTCTCTCAAAGCAGTTGTCAAAGGGTCTGCTAAGTCAGTGAGCGTATCAGACGGGGTGTTGGTGCTGGATGATTCTACCATGAATTTCAGTGCCCGGGCCCAGGCATTTGAAAAACCGGACCTTAAATGTATCCTTTCCCTGGATAAGATTGATGTGGACCGTTATCTGCCTTCGGCAACGGAAAATGATTCGGGTCGGGCTGCTTCAGCTTCAGCCAAGGACAAGTCCACGGCCATGGACACCGGTAAGAGCCGTAGAGAAACCAGTACCATTGATTATGCGCCGTTGCGCAGGATGGTGCTGGATGCAAAGGTGAACATTGGCAGCCTTAAGGTCACGGGATTAAGCATGGCCAATATTACAGCTTCTCTGGCAGGTAAAAACGGGGTGTTTAACCTGGATCCTTTTTCCATGGATCTGTACCAGGGAAAGGCCGGCATAAAAGCCCGGGTTGATGTGCGTAAAAATACCCCGACAACAAACCTGCACTTGACAACCAGTAACGTTCAGGCAGGACCCGTCATCCGTGACAGTATGGGTAAGGATATTATTGAAGGGGCACTGGCCTCGGATATTTCCCTGTCCATGACCGGTGACACCCAGGATATGATTAAAAAGACCCTGGGCGGCAAAGGAGAGCTTAAATTTATTGATGGTGCTATTGTAGGTGTTGATATTGCCGGCACCATCCGTAATGCCAAGGCAGGTATTGGTTTAGGCGAGTACACCACGGAAAAGCCAAGAACCGATTTTGTCGAACTTAAGATCCCATATACAGCAGCCAAGGGCGTTGTGAAAATTCCGGAGGCCTCCCTTGCCTCCCCCCTGTTAAGACTTGTCGCCAACGGACAGACCCATCTGGTAAAAGAAACTCTGGATTTCAGAATTGAGCCGAAACTGGTGGGTACGCTTAAGGGGCAGGGCGACACCACGGATCGTTCAGGTTTGTTGATTCCACTCGTAATAACAGGTACTTGGGAGAGTCCAAAGGTGCGGCCGGATCTTGAAGCCATATTGAAGAACCAGCTGCACGACGGCGATGCACTCAAAAAACTTATTGACGGTGACGGATCGGGCTCTGGTGAAAAAAATGATATTAAGGATGCAGCCAAGGGGCTGATAAAAGGGTTGTTTAATTAA
- the tpx gene encoding thiol peroxidase: MGSITLGGNPITLAGDFPLTSELAKDFTLVGQDLSEIKLSAFAGKQVVLNIFPSLDTDICATSVRTFNKTAGDYDNTVVLCISGDLPFAHKRFCVAEGIENVVTASAFRNPQFALDYGVAIQDGPLAGLTARAVVVINASGEVIHAQLVPEIKQEPDYESALSALS, from the coding sequence ATGGGATCTATTACTCTTGGTGGAAACCCGATAACTTTGGCTGGTGATTTTCCCCTGACCAGTGAACTGGCAAAAGATTTTACCCTCGTGGGACAGGATTTATCAGAGATCAAACTGTCTGCGTTTGCCGGTAAACAGGTGGTGCTCAACATTTTTCCCAGTCTTGACACCGATATTTGTGCCACATCTGTTCGAACATTCAATAAAACCGCCGGTGACTATGACAATACGGTTGTGCTCTGTATTTCAGGCGATTTGCCCTTTGCTCACAAACGGTTCTGCGTCGCCGAAGGCATTGAGAACGTTGTGACGGCATCTGCCTTCCGCAATCCGCAGTTTGCCCTTGACTATGGTGTGGCCATACAGGATGGCCCGTTGGCCGGTCTTACGGCCCGGGCCGTTGTTGTTATCAATGCATCCGGTGAGGTGATTCATGCCCAGCTTGTGCCGGAGATCAAACAGGAACCTGATTATGAATCTGCGCTGTCTGCTCTTTCGTAG
- a CDS encoding saccharopine dehydrogenase C-terminal domain-containing protein has translation MEQKIKKIMVLGLGKVGKLVGTLLKETGFEVTGVALKERDGLPFPSKAIDISKTEKLEDELLDMDAVISCMPYHFNKNIASVVCKKGIHYFDLTEDVSTTKAIITMSEDAKSVMVPQCGLAPGFIAIIGASLAEQFEKIRHIRLRVGALPQHPTGLLGYAFNWSPEGVVNEYLNDCEVLENGEKKWVSPLEWLETIVINGVQLEAFTTSGGLGTMCDTYAGRAQNIDYKTIRYPGHAKLMNFIFHELHMREDRQYVGNLLVNAKPPVEDDVVFIHASVEGVKDSLIRDEYVRAFYPIEIAGRIYRAIAWTTAASACAVIEMVSNGSLPDSGFIRQESIPLNAFLQTSNGRLYNNEPHGGDIFKS, from the coding sequence ATGGAACAGAAGATTAAAAAAATTATGGTATTGGGATTGGGAAAAGTAGGGAAATTAGTGGGCACACTGCTTAAAGAAACCGGTTTTGAGGTAACCGGAGTAGCTTTGAAGGAAAGAGATGGACTGCCGTTTCCCTCCAAAGCCATAGATATAAGCAAAACAGAAAAATTGGAAGATGAACTGCTCGATATGGATGCCGTCATTTCCTGTATGCCCTATCACTTCAATAAAAATATCGCCTCAGTCGTTTGCAAAAAAGGCATTCATTATTTCGACCTTACCGAGGACGTTTCTACGACAAAAGCAATTATTACCATGAGCGAAGATGCCAAATCAGTTATGGTTCCACAATGCGGTCTGGCTCCTGGTTTTATTGCTATCATCGGCGCATCACTTGCAGAACAATTTGAAAAAATTCGTCACATCAGGCTACGGGTCGGAGCTCTTCCCCAGCATCCAACAGGGCTTTTGGGATATGCGTTCAACTGGTCGCCGGAAGGGGTAGTTAACGAGTATCTCAATGACTGTGAGGTTCTTGAAAATGGTGAGAAAAAATGGGTTTCCCCCCTGGAATGGTTAGAGACCATTGTTATAAACGGGGTACAGTTGGAAGCCTTTACAACATCAGGAGGGCTTGGCACCATGTGTGACACATACGCGGGCAGGGCGCAAAATATTGATTATAAGACAATCCGGTATCCTGGCCACGCAAAGCTCATGAATTTTATTTTTCATGAACTGCATATGCGTGAGGACCGTCAGTATGTTGGAAATCTTCTGGTTAATGCCAAGCCGCCTGTTGAAGACGATGTCGTCTTTATTCATGCCTCAGTGGAAGGCGTGAAAGACAGCCTCATCCGGGATGAATATGTCAGGGCCTTTTACCCCATTGAGATAGCAGGCCGGATTTACCGGGCCATTGCCTGGACTACGGCAGCCTCGGCCTGTGCCGTTATAGAAATGGTAAGCAATGGGTCTTTGCCGGATAGCGGCTTCATACGCCAGGAATCCATTCCGCTCAATGCTTTTCTGCAGACCAGCAACGGCAGACTTTATAATAATGAGCCCCATGGCGGGGATATCTTTAAATCTTGA
- a CDS encoding RimK/LysX family protein, with protein sequence MKKYILILICSSFFLPMFSMPVESKEIIGWLEMIRVYPGNLKLRAKMDTGAKGSAINVYNLKKFDREKTAWVSFELRDKSKKTNPKQIFVEKKVIDTIRIKRKGGGLEERPVVNMEICLSGIYKEIKMSLMDRSNFNYQVLIGRRDLENDFIIDPSAIFTHKPRCKMPVQIEKQ encoded by the coding sequence ATGAAAAAATATATTTTAATATTAATCTGTTCCTCCTTCTTTTTACCTATGTTCTCCATGCCGGTTGAAAGCAAGGAAATTATCGGGTGGCTTGAAATGATCCGTGTGTACCCTGGCAATCTAAAACTACGTGCAAAAATGGATACCGGCGCAAAGGGGTCTGCAATTAATGTATATAACCTGAAAAAATTTGACCGGGAGAAAACGGCATGGGTAAGTTTTGAGCTGAGGGACAAGTCAAAAAAAACAAACCCCAAACAAATCTTTGTTGAAAAAAAAGTAATTGACACCATTAGAATCAAGCGCAAAGGTGGGGGGCTTGAAGAACGTCCGGTTGTAAATATGGAGATCTGCTTAAGCGGCATTTATAAAGAAATTAAAATGAGTCTGATGGACAGAAGCAATTTCAACTATCAGGTCCTGATCGGAAGGAGAGACTTAGAGAATGATTTTATCATTGATCCTTCTGCCATCTTTACCCATAAACCACGGTGCAAGATGCCGGTGCAGATAGAGAAACAATGA
- a CDS encoding alpha-L-glutamate ligase-like protein, whose protein sequence is MFNYFKLLSQKGILGINNRNANYTLKYNSRNKYPLVDNKLKTKQLAIEAGIPVPELYAVIEIERQIQDIDDIIKHQDAFVAKPACGSGGNGIVVIAGRGMDMYRKASGKLMTSDELRYHISNILSGLYSLGGQSDKAIIEYRVQPDLIFEPISYMGVPDIRIIVFFGIPVMSMVRLPTRMSDGKANLHQGAIGAGVNIATGITLSAVWKDTIITRHPDTGHPVTNIKVPFWEKLLEIASRCYEMTGLAYQGVDIVLDKNQGPMILELNARPGLNIQIANQCGLLKRLKWIEQHHQELNSIEEKVQFAVRHFKQ, encoded by the coding sequence ATGTTTAACTATTTTAAACTACTTTCACAAAAAGGTATTCTGGGCATTAATAATAGAAATGCAAACTATACCTTGAAATATAACAGCCGAAACAAATATCCCCTTGTTGATAATAAATTAAAGACAAAGCAGCTTGCTATAGAAGCCGGAATTCCGGTTCCCGAGCTTTATGCCGTCATAGAAATCGAACGCCAGATCCAGGATATTGACGATATTATCAAGCATCAAGATGCTTTTGTCGCTAAACCTGCTTGCGGTAGCGGCGGTAACGGCATTGTGGTGATTGCGGGCCGTGGAATGGATATGTACCGGAAAGCAAGCGGCAAGTTGATGACGTCTGATGAACTCAGATATCACATTTCCAATATTTTAAGCGGCCTGTACAGTCTTGGCGGACAATCCGATAAAGCCATCATTGAGTACCGGGTACAGCCGGATCTGATATTTGAGCCGATTTCTTATATGGGGGTTCCGGATATCCGCATTATTGTTTTCTTTGGTATCCCGGTCATGTCAATGGTGCGTCTGCCCACCCGGATGTCAGACGGCAAAGCCAATCTCCACCAGGGCGCTATCGGTGCAGGAGTCAATATTGCGACAGGTATCACGCTTTCTGCTGTATGGAAAGATACCATTATCACCAGACATCCTGATACCGGACACCCGGTAACCAACATTAAAGTTCCTTTCTGGGAAAAATTGCTGGAGATTGCCTCCCGGTGTTATGAAATGACCGGGCTTGCATATCAGGGAGTGGATATTGTTCTGGATAAAAATCAGGGCCCGATGATTCTGGAGCTTAATGCACGCCCGGGGCTGAACATTCAGATTGCTAATCAATGCGGGCTATTAAAACGATTAAAATGGATTGAACAGCACCATCAGGAATTAAATTCAATTGAGGAAAAAGTTCAGTTTGCCGTACGCCATTTCAAGCAATGA
- a CDS encoding ankyrin repeat domain-containing protein gives MAKYLILMTILLLFLTGCASTTQQFPTPSEQKIEEGQVRISLYREKSFEGSIVRIPIKDGHSKVGDISNGGALTWDRPAGKTCLTTTGAWNNSFHEICFDSVAGQEYKISVHIINGFTLTPPLIIAINKGDIALVESLLKAGEDPNLALYDGKQGATHTPLIRASEKGNNQIAELLLKNGANPNLSNKHGFTPLMSAASKNNSKLIKLLIENGAQLNAKNSAGENAIFWAVAYKSIGALKTLLSEGVSPNTHSAKGDFPLINATALNNIEMIDLLIANGADVNMRNNFGNTALIVSADQGYIDIVKILLKNGADPTLVQSNGVDALKVARSRNYLTIAVLIESAIQSQTKKPETDDSPPSIKPAPQKYNIYTGTGWLTTGGYIVTNYHVIDGQIETRVRFNSVGQDLYEANIILSDRHNDLAVLGLKETAGVNLRGISISTKLPKVGEEVFTIGYPKTSIMGKNPKVTNGIISSLFGLRDDPRIIQTTVAIQSGNSGGPLLNMKGEVVGVTTASLRTKITERGIDVPQGVNYAVKSAYVLALLSSIQKENNSSMLTLTDSKIETLVPEIQGSIVQIIVKSIK, from the coding sequence GTGGCAAAATATCTCATATTGATGACTATCCTTTTATTGTTTCTTACTGGCTGTGCAAGTACGACCCAACAATTCCCCACTCCGTCAGAACAAAAAATCGAAGAGGGGCAAGTAAGGATAAGTTTATATAGAGAAAAGTCTTTCGAGGGCAGTATTGTAAGAATTCCAATCAAAGATGGACATTCCAAAGTGGGGGACATTAGCAATGGAGGGGCATTAACTTGGGATAGACCAGCTGGAAAAACTTGTTTAACTACGACAGGCGCTTGGAATAATTCGTTTCATGAAATTTGCTTTGATTCGGTAGCAGGTCAAGAGTATAAAATAAGTGTGCATATAATCAATGGATTCACCCTCACCCCCCCTCTAATCATAGCAATTAACAAAGGTGATATCGCTTTAGTAGAAAGTTTACTCAAGGCTGGGGAAGATCCGAACCTGGCGCTATATGATGGTAAACAAGGGGCCACTCACACTCCTTTGATTCGTGCGTCTGAAAAAGGGAATAATCAAATTGCTGAATTACTTTTGAAGAATGGTGCTAATCCAAATTTGTCAAATAAGCATGGTTTTACTCCATTGATGTCTGCTGCTTCAAAGAATAACTCAAAACTCATTAAGTTATTAATTGAAAACGGAGCACAACTCAATGCCAAGAACTCAGCAGGTGAAAATGCCATATTCTGGGCTGTTGCATATAAAAGCATTGGTGCTTTAAAAACGTTATTATCTGAAGGCGTGTCCCCCAACACCCATTCTGCTAAAGGGGACTTTCCTCTTATTAATGCCACTGCTTTAAATAATATTGAGATGATAGATTTGTTAATTGCAAATGGTGCTGACGTAAACATGAGAAACAACTTTGGAAACACAGCGTTGATAGTGTCAGCCGATCAAGGTTACATTGATATCGTAAAGATCTTGTTAAAAAATGGTGCTGATCCGACTTTAGTGCAATCAAATGGAGTAGATGCGTTAAAAGTCGCCAGATCAAGAAATTATTTAACTATTGCTGTTCTAATAGAATCTGCTATTCAGTCTCAAACAAAAAAGCCCGAGACGGATGATAGTCCTCCGTCTATAAAACCTGCTCCACAGAAATATAATATTTACACAGGTACAGGTTGGTTGACCACAGGCGGGTACATAGTTACTAATTATCATGTTATTGATGGTCAGATTGAAACCAGAGTAAGATTTAACAGTGTCGGTCAAGATTTATATGAGGCTAATATTATTCTTTCTGATAGGCATAATGATCTGGCTGTTTTAGGGCTAAAAGAAACAGCAGGAGTTAATCTTCGTGGTATATCAATATCTACCAAATTGCCAAAAGTTGGAGAAGAAGTGTTTACAATAGGCTATCCCAAAACAAGTATTATGGGGAAGAATCCGAAAGTAACGAATGGAATTATAAGTTCTTTATTCGGTCTGCGCGATGATCCTCGTATAATTCAAACTACAGTTGCTATACAAAGCGGCAATAGCGGAGGACCTTTGCTCAACATGAAAGGTGAAGTTGTTGGTGTGACTACTGCATCTTTACGCACTAAAATTACAGAAAGGGGAATTGATGTACCTCAAGGAGTGAATTATGCTGTCAAATCTGCTTATGTCTTAGCATTACTTTCATCCATACAAAAAGAAAATAATTCCTCAATGTTAACTTTAACTGATTCAAAGATTGAAACATTAGTTCCAGAAATTCAAGGTTCTATTGTTCAGATTATTGTAAAAAGTATTAAGTAA
- a CDS encoding nucleoside 2-deoxyribosyltransferase codes for MNGSIRNIYCAGPLFNDAEKNEMKEISTVLKQHGFTVFLPHEDGLELAAYSQWLDRGSKILSNDIDKGIFALDVYLVTEWCDGIVVNLNGRVPDEGALVEAAIAWSRAKAIVIYKNDSRVLLPSGENPLVSGLSKFEIVKRIDQIPNAMEHALQQKNIDRQNQINIGKVIFDFVSEDTPQTERFAELEILLERLFGSGA; via the coding sequence ATGAACGGGTCGATTCGTAATATTTACTGCGCTGGTCCATTGTTTAATGATGCCGAAAAAAACGAAATGAAAGAAATCTCTACGGTGTTAAAGCAGCATGGATTTACAGTGTTTTTGCCGCATGAAGATGGTTTAGAACTAGCTGCATACAGCCAGTGGCTCGATCGCGGCAGCAAAATTTTGAGCAATGATATTGATAAGGGTATCTTTGCTCTTGATGTGTATCTTGTCACTGAGTGGTGCGATGGAATCGTTGTTAACCTCAACGGTCGGGTACCAGACGAAGGTGCTTTGGTAGAAGCCGCTATTGCTTGGAGTCGTGCCAAAGCAATAGTGATTTATAAAAATGATTCGCGGGTTCTTTTACCATCAGGGGAAAATCCATTGGTTTCGGGTCTATCGAAATTCGAAATAGTGAAACGTATCGATCAAATACCAAATGCGATGGAACATGCTCTTCAGCAAAAAAATATTGATCGTCAAAATCAAATAAACATTGGCAAAGTTATATTTGATTTTGTCTCAGAAGATACTCCCCAAACGGAACGATTTGCGGAGCTTGAGATATTACTTGAAAGGTTGTTTGGTAGTGGCGCTTAA
- a CDS encoding inactive transglutaminase family protein has product MKKFQIVILSGIFILLGFGIFIFKYCFLNFPLTPDKTSNLWDIEIRLSVDAGNKSLKADLFLPGESENFTIISEHFLSGKYGLITKKNNNNRKAVWSIRKIKGRQDLYYQVLVQKTGNTKPLRLKPEEISTSPLDEPYLSAANRLWNDIYKHSADLNTVIGNLFKHLNSPGTNENVALLLGKETASTTTKIETAVKLLAMAGIPAQLVHGFDLKEDTLQVKMVSWLEVYYQKKWKSYNPDNSGDDIPESYIAWWRGSEPLYKIWGGTNTHVRITAQKNETEAIQSAILQSKLTSPHFFKFSLLNLPIQNQIIYRVMLLIPLGALMVVIFRNIIGIKTFGTFMPVLIALSFRETQLLWGIILFSLVIAIGLAIRFYLENLKLLVVPRLSAILIAVIIIIAGLNIFTFNMALPLGLSVSLFPIVILSMAIERMSIVWDERGPGESLSQGLGTLFVSAVIYYVIKNQIIEHIMFFFPELLFILFGITLLLGRYSGFRLIELYRFKEFVRKTNDV; this is encoded by the coding sequence ATGAAAAAATTTCAAATAGTTATTTTATCGGGCATATTTATCCTTCTTGGGTTCGGAATTTTTATTTTTAAATACTGTTTTCTGAACTTTCCCCTTACGCCTGACAAAACATCAAATCTCTGGGATATTGAAATCAGGCTGTCAGTGGATGCCGGTAACAAATCATTAAAAGCCGACCTGTTTTTACCCGGTGAATCTGAAAATTTCACCATTATTTCTGAACATTTCCTGTCGGGAAAATACGGTCTGATCACAAAAAAAAATAACAACAACCGAAAGGCCGTCTGGTCCATCCGAAAAATAAAAGGAAGACAGGACCTATATTACCAGGTTCTTGTCCAGAAAACAGGCAATACAAAGCCCCTCAGATTAAAACCCGAAGAAATATCAACCTCTCCGCTTGACGAACCTTACTTAAGTGCAGCAAACCGATTATGGAATGATATTTATAAACATTCTGCAGACTTGAATACCGTTATTGGAAATTTATTCAAGCACCTGAATTCTCCCGGGACTAATGAAAATGTTGCCTTGCTGTTAGGAAAAGAAACCGCTTCAACAACAACAAAAATCGAAACCGCCGTCAAATTGCTGGCAATGGCAGGCATTCCCGCCCAACTGGTTCACGGTTTTGATCTAAAAGAAGATACCCTTCAGGTAAAAATGGTAAGCTGGCTGGAAGTATATTATCAGAAAAAATGGAAAAGCTATAATCCGGACAATTCAGGCGATGATATCCCGGAAAGTTATATTGCTTGGTGGAGAGGCTCTGAGCCCCTGTATAAAATTTGGGGAGGAACAAATACCCATGTCCGGATAACTGCACAGAAAAATGAAACTGAAGCAATTCAAAGCGCAATTTTGCAAAGCAAACTCACATCTCCCCATTTTTTTAAATTTTCATTACTGAACCTGCCCATCCAGAACCAGATTATATACCGTGTGATGCTGCTGATTCCTTTAGGTGCGTTAATGGTGGTAATTTTCAGAAATATTATCGGAATTAAAACATTCGGAACCTTTATGCCGGTTCTGATCGCACTATCTTTCAGAGAAACACAACTGCTGTGGGGAATCATTCTGTTTTCACTTGTTATTGCTATCGGCCTTGCCATCCGGTTTTATCTGGAGAACTTGAAACTGCTTGTTGTCCCCAGATTATCAGCAATATTAATTGCGGTTATCATCATCATAGCAGGCTTAAATATCTTTACATTTAATATGGCCCTGCCTCTTGGATTATCCGTATCCCTTTTCCCTATTGTTATTCTGTCAATGGCGATAGAAAGAATGTCCATCGTCTGGGATGAAAGAGGCCCCGGAGAATCCCTGAGCCAAGGCCTTGGGACATTGTTTGTTTCTGCTGTGATTTATTATGTAATCAAAAATCAAATTATTGAACATATCATGTTTTTTTTCCCGGAACTGCTTTTCATCCTGTTTGGCATCACCCTTCTGTTGGGCCGGTATTCAGGTTTCCGCCTGATTGAGCTCTACCGTTTCAAGGAATTTGTCAGGAAAACAAACGATGTTTAA
- a CDS encoding NAD(P)-dependent oxidoreductase, giving the protein MELAFIGLGIMGSRMAANLLKKNKTLTVFNRSVPPIQELVTQGAVAADSYRNAVEDADVVFTMLASPEVVETVAFSEEGFVSAMKKNAIWVDCSTVNPSFSRKSFLMAKECGIRFMDAPVSGSKPNAENADLAFFVGAEKGDLDVVKFLLEHMGKKVTHVGEPGKGTALKMLVNSLLAQSMLMLSENILLGETLGFSRDFLLDVLPNMSVCAPFTQAKAEMIRKDDFEVQFPLEWMHKDLHLAALTAYEAGQPLPLANSAKEIYAAAKQDGLGRKDFSAIYQFMKRGY; this is encoded by the coding sequence ATGGAACTTGCCTTTATCGGACTGGGGATCATGGGCAGCCGTATGGCTGCAAATTTATTAAAAAAGAATAAAACGTTGACGGTGTTCAATCGATCTGTCCCCCCCATTCAAGAATTGGTCACACAAGGGGCGGTTGCAGCGGATTCATATCGAAATGCCGTCGAGGATGCCGATGTTGTATTTACCATGCTGGCCTCCCCTGAAGTGGTTGAAACGGTGGCCTTTTCAGAGGAAGGCTTTGTGTCGGCAATGAAGAAAAATGCGATCTGGGTGGATTGCTCAACCGTGAATCCGTCTTTTTCCAGAAAAAGTTTTTTAATGGCAAAGGAGTGCGGTATCCGGTTCATGGATGCGCCCGTATCCGGATCAAAACCAAATGCAGAGAATGCAGATTTGGCTTTTTTTGTCGGAGCTGAAAAAGGCGATTTGGATGTTGTGAAATTCTTGCTGGAACACATGGGCAAAAAAGTTACACATGTGGGAGAACCAGGCAAAGGGACGGCATTAAAAATGTTGGTAAATTCGCTGTTAGCCCAATCCATGCTAATGCTTTCGGAAAATATACTGCTCGGTGAAACGCTTGGGTTTTCAAGGGATTTCTTACTGGATGTCCTGCCGAACATGTCGGTCTGTGCACCCTTTACCCAAGCCAAGGCGGAGATGATCCGCAAAGACGATTTTGAAGTCCAATTCCCTTTAGAATGGATGCACAAGGATCTTCACCTGGCAGCCTTGACCGCATATGAAGCGGGGCAACCCCTGCCGCTGGCAAATTCGGCAAAAGAAATTTACGCGGCTGCAAAACAAGACGGTTTAGGCAGGAAAGATTTTTCTGCAATTTATCAGTTCATGAAGAGAGGCTATTAG
- a CDS encoding class I SAM-dependent methyltransferase — MTDEQKNPKGAGKSSFDLINSDILKDVLPVKSGSVVLDLACGKGIYSMFLSEIIGDTGLVYAVDLWQEGLQLLDKEIEDKNINNILPMLNDATAEIEIDDYSVDVCLMATVLHDFEEMNKSGAVLEQMKTILKPGGHLAVIEFKKIDGPPGPPKKIRLSEDETEKMVAGYGFRTVRTEDIGEYNYLMLFKETDSNG; from the coding sequence ATGACAGATGAACAAAAAAATCCCAAAGGAGCCGGTAAAAGTAGTTTTGATCTGATTAATTCAGACATTTTAAAGGATGTGTTACCGGTAAAGTCAGGATCTGTTGTTCTGGATCTGGCCTGCGGAAAAGGTATCTATTCAATGTTCCTGTCTGAGATCATCGGTGATACTGGGTTGGTCTATGCTGTAGATCTCTGGCAAGAAGGACTGCAGCTTCTCGATAAGGAAATTGAAGACAAAAATATCAACAATATACTGCCCATGCTAAACGATGCTACCGCAGAAATTGAGATTGACGATTACAGTGTCGATGTCTGCCTGATGGCCACCGTCCTCCATGATTTTGAGGAGATGAATAAGTCCGGTGCTGTTTTAGAACAGATGAAGACCATCCTTAAACCCGGTGGCCACCTGGCCGTTATTGAATTCAAGAAAATTGATGGCCCTCCTGGTCCCCCAAAGAAGATACGGTTGTCTGAAGACGAAACCGAAAAGATGGTTGCCGGCTATGGATTCAGGACGGTGCGGACAGAAGATATCGGTGAATATAACTACTTGATGCTGTTTAAAGAGACAGATTCCAATGGATGA